A region from the Pseudomonas cucumis genome encodes:
- the erpA gene encoding iron-sulfur cluster insertion protein ErpA, producing MSVESFTPTALQFTHGAAHKVKSLVDEEGNDRLKLRVFVTGGGCSGFQYGFTFDEEVADDDTIVEREGVSLVVDPMSFQYLAGAEVDYQEGLEGSRFVIKNPNATTTCGCGSSFSI from the coding sequence ATGAGCGTCGAATCCTTCACCCCCACGGCTTTGCAATTCACCCACGGTGCCGCGCACAAGGTGAAGAGCCTGGTCGATGAAGAGGGGAATGATCGCTTGAAGCTGCGCGTATTCGTTACGGGCGGCGGTTGTTCAGGGTTTCAGTACGGCTTCACCTTCGATGAAGAAGTGGCCGATGACGATACCATCGTCGAGCGCGAAGGCGTCAGCCTGGTGGTCGATCCGATGAGCTTCCAGTACCTGGCTGGTGCCGAAGTGGACTACCAGGAGGGTCTGGAAGGTTCGCGTTTCGTGATCAAGAACCCGAACGCTACCACTACGTGTGGCTGCGGCTCTTCGTTCTCGATCTGA
- the hemJ gene encoding protoporphyrinogen oxidase HemJ, translating into MLYLWLKALHIVSMVCWFAGLFYLPRLFVYHAQSEDTVSKERFSIMERKLYRGIMGPAMIATLVFGIWLISLNPSAYFTQGAWMHAKLTLVVILIGYHHMCGAQVKRFARGENTRSHVFYRWFNEVPVLILLAIVILVVVRPF; encoded by the coding sequence ATGCTTTATCTGTGGCTCAAAGCGCTTCATATCGTCAGCATGGTCTGCTGGTTTGCCGGCCTGTTTTACCTGCCGCGCCTGTTCGTCTATCACGCCCAAAGCGAAGACACCGTCAGCAAGGAACGCTTCAGCATCATGGAGCGCAAGCTGTACCGGGGCATCATGGGCCCGGCGATGATCGCCACCCTGGTGTTCGGCATCTGGCTGATCAGTCTCAACCCAAGCGCCTACTTCACCCAAGGTGCATGGATGCATGCCAAATTGACCCTGGTGGTGATCCTGATCGGCTATCACCACATGTGCGGCGCACAGGTAAAACGTTTTGCCCGTGGCGAAAACACCCGCAGTCATGTCTTTTATCGCTGGTTCAATGAAGTGCCGGTTCTGATATTGCTGGCTATCGTAATTCTGGTCGTCGTTCGGCCGTTTTAA
- a CDS encoding DUF805 domain-containing protein — MSENRFKIVFDGALQPGVDATTAKLNLAELFKSDVAAIERLFSGRTVALKRDLSHTDAQTYLQALTKTGIDARIETEPSIELNLSDVHEHTPANNQPFTADPDSPYAPPRAAVGEALPEFSALKAFSFVGRIGRLRFLAWTMALTLVTLGVGSVLAVFGFALISTDSTAGLILAGLLAFILVVVLAFISIQFSVQRLHDIGWSGWLWLLNLVPVVGSVFPFVIMIVPGNNTANRYGAPPPPNSNAVRVLASLWLVFIAIMFVGGLTGGLTAIQDEYESATGSTYQSSSVITDEVEVEPAEEAEQAPNSSDDAAEAAEAPVDSAKE, encoded by the coding sequence ATGAGCGAAAACCGTTTCAAGATCGTCTTCGATGGCGCTCTGCAGCCAGGTGTTGACGCCACCACCGCGAAGCTCAATCTCGCCGAGCTGTTCAAAAGCGATGTCGCGGCCATCGAGCGCCTGTTCAGTGGCCGGACAGTTGCACTCAAGCGCGACCTGTCACACACCGACGCGCAGACTTACCTTCAGGCACTGACGAAAACCGGCATCGATGCCCGAATCGAAACAGAACCCTCGATCGAGCTGAACCTGTCCGACGTTCACGAACACACCCCTGCCAACAACCAACCTTTCACGGCAGATCCCGATTCTCCCTATGCACCGCCCCGCGCCGCTGTCGGCGAAGCACTGCCGGAGTTTTCTGCACTCAAGGCATTCAGTTTTGTTGGCCGCATCGGTCGCTTGCGCTTTCTGGCCTGGACGATGGCTCTTACGCTGGTGACGCTTGGCGTTGGCTCCGTGCTGGCTGTTTTCGGCTTCGCGCTCATCAGCACGGACTCGACTGCTGGCTTGATTCTCGCTGGCCTGCTGGCCTTTATCCTGGTCGTGGTGCTCGCATTCATCAGCATCCAGTTCAGCGTGCAGCGCCTGCACGATATCGGCTGGTCCGGCTGGCTCTGGCTGCTGAACCTTGTGCCGGTCGTGGGCAGCGTTTTTCCGTTTGTAATCATGATCGTGCCGGGTAACAACACTGCCAACCGATATGGCGCCCCCCCACCGCCCAACAGCAACGCGGTCAGAGTGCTGGCTTCGCTGTGGCTGGTGTTTATCGCGATCATGTTCGTCGGCGGGCTGACTGGGGGCCTCACTGCGATCCAGGATGAGTATGAAAGCGCCACCGGTAGCACCTATCAAAGCAGCTCGGTGATCACCGACGAAGTTGAAGTCGAGCCGGCCGAAGAGGCCGAACAAGCGCCAAATTCATCCGATGATGCAGCCGAAGCAGCCGAGGCCCCTGTAGACTCTGCGAAAGAATGA
- a CDS encoding NAD(P)H-dependent flavin oxidoreductase — MSLPALLEQRLRLPVVAAPMFLISNPELVLACCRNGVVGSFPALNQRESSGFKAWLEEIEAGLAILENPAPYAVNLIVHNSNPRLQADLAICIEHKVPIVITSLGAVKELVDAVHSYGGLVFHDVTTRRHAEKAAEAGVDGLIAVAAGAGGHAGTWSPFSLIAEIRQFFDKTLLLAGCLNHGHEILAAQVLGADLAYFGTRFIGTTESHAPDAYKEMLLTSRAADIVHTPAVSGVPASFMRRSLEAAGFDMAALQGKGEVNFGSKLKPLSDEAKAWKTVWSAGQGVGEIDDLPSVDQLVARLDAEYRKALELAAALPKRWPR, encoded by the coding sequence ATGTCGCTGCCCGCTTTGCTCGAACAACGCTTGCGTCTGCCCGTGGTGGCGGCGCCGATGTTCCTGATTTCCAACCCTGAGCTGGTGCTCGCCTGCTGCCGTAATGGCGTGGTGGGCAGCTTTCCTGCGCTGAACCAGCGTGAGAGCAGCGGTTTCAAGGCTTGGCTGGAAGAAATCGAAGCAGGACTGGCGATACTGGAAAACCCCGCGCCTTATGCGGTGAACCTGATCGTCCACAACAGCAACCCGCGATTGCAGGCGGATCTGGCGATCTGCATCGAGCACAAAGTACCGATCGTGATCACTAGCCTCGGCGCCGTGAAGGAATTGGTCGACGCCGTGCACAGCTATGGCGGCCTGGTGTTTCACGACGTGACGACGCGTCGCCACGCAGAAAAAGCCGCCGAGGCCGGCGTGGACGGTTTGATCGCCGTGGCTGCGGGCGCCGGTGGTCACGCCGGGACCTGGAGCCCGTTTTCGCTGATCGCCGAGATTCGCCAGTTTTTCGACAAGACCCTGCTGCTGGCCGGCTGCCTGAACCATGGCCATGAGATTCTTGCCGCGCAAGTGCTCGGTGCGGATCTGGCCTACTTCGGTACGCGATTTATCGGTACCACGGAAAGTCATGCGCCTGACGCGTATAAGGAGATGCTCCTGACTTCCAGAGCCGCAGACATCGTCCATACTCCAGCGGTGTCGGGGGTACCGGCAAGCTTCATGCGTCGGAGCCTGGAGGCCGCCGGTTTCGACATGGCAGCCCTGCAAGGCAAGGGCGAGGTGAATTTCGGTTCCAAGCTCAAGCCATTAAGCGATGAAGCCAAAGCCTGGAAAACCGTGTGGTCCGCAGGCCAGGGCGTCGGAGAAATCGATGACCTGCCGAGCGTCGATCAACTGGTCGCACGTCTCGATGCCGAATACCGCAAGGCGCTGGAACTGGCGGCGGCGTTGCCCAAGCGCTGGCCGCGCTGA
- a CDS encoding histidine triad nucleotide-binding protein — MDTLFTKIINREIPAKIIYEDDQVLAFHDIAPQAPVHFLVVPKKPVRTLNDLTEDDKALAGHILFTAQRLALELGCEEGFRVVMNCNELGGQTVYHIHMHVLGQRQMHWPPG, encoded by the coding sequence GTGGATACTCTGTTCACCAAGATCATCAACCGGGAAATCCCGGCGAAGATCATTTACGAGGACGACCAGGTACTGGCCTTCCACGACATCGCACCACAGGCCCCCGTGCATTTCCTGGTAGTCCCGAAGAAGCCGGTGCGTACCCTTAACGACCTCACCGAGGACGACAAGGCTTTGGCCGGGCACATTCTGTTCACGGCCCAGCGTCTGGCACTGGAATTGGGCTGTGAAGAAGGTTTCCGGGTAGTCATGAACTGCAATGAATTGGGCGGGCAGACCGTCTATCACATTCATATGCATGTGCTGGGTCAGCGCCAGATGCACTGGCCGCCGGGCTGA
- the coq7 gene encoding 2-polyprenyl-3-methyl-6-methoxy-1,4-benzoquinone monooxygenase, with protein sequence MTTQRHYSPIDRLLLQADAAMRTLLPFSGQPYRPSPAIVQPDAQMSDEDTRHVAGLMRINHTGEVCAQALYQGQALTAKLPKVRAAMEHAAEEEIDHLVWCEQRIHQLGSHTSILNPLFYGMSFGIGAVAGLISDKVSLGFVAATEHQVCKHLNEHLEQLPAEDEKSRAILEQMRIDEEHHAESALDAGGFRFPAPVKFGMSLLAKVMTKSTYRI encoded by the coding sequence ATGACTACCCAACGTCACTACTCGCCGATTGACCGTCTTCTGCTGCAAGCCGATGCCGCGATGCGTACTTTGTTGCCCTTCAGTGGTCAGCCCTACCGTCCGTCGCCTGCCATCGTGCAGCCGGATGCGCAAATGAGCGACGAGGACACCCGACACGTCGCCGGTTTGATGCGCATCAACCATACCGGCGAAGTCTGCGCCCAGGCGCTGTACCAAGGTCAGGCCCTGACCGCCAAGCTACCGAAAGTGCGCGCTGCCATGGAACACGCCGCCGAAGAAGAAATCGATCACTTGGTATGGTGCGAACAACGCATTCATCAGTTGGGCAGCCATACCAGCATCCTCAATCCGCTGTTCTACGGTATGTCATTCGGGATTGGCGCGGTCGCCGGGTTGATCAGCGACAAAGTCAGCCTGGGTTTCGTTGCTGCCACCGAGCATCAGGTCTGCAAACACCTGAACGAACACCTTGAGCAACTGCCAGCCGAGGACGAAAAATCCCGGGCGATCCTGGAGCAGATGCGCATCGATGAAGAACACCACGCCGAAAGCGCGCTGGATGCGGGGGGATTTCGTTTTCCGGCGCCGGTGAAGTTCGGGATGAGTTTGTTGGCCAAGGTGATGACAAAGAGTACTTATCGGATCTGA
- a CDS encoding SDR family NAD(P)-dependent oxidoreductase, translating into MTRYALITGASSGIGLAMAEALARRGRSLILVARQRDQLESIAIELTQRFGVEVLFRACDLGEPLRLSGFLLELEEGDRQIDLLVNCAGIGTCGPFLAQDWMTEQDLIEVNILALTRLCHAIGNSMALQGGGQILNVASVAAFHPGPWMSTYYASKAYVLHFSEGLRVELKKCAVNVSVLCPGPTRTAFFRTAQLDTDKLVESKLLMSPEEVALYTVRALEKNRAIIIPGRLNRWFAFLPRLGSRWLTRTIAGMVNKAYCPR; encoded by the coding sequence ATGACCCGTTACGCTCTGATCACTGGCGCTTCCAGCGGCATCGGCCTGGCGATGGCCGAAGCGCTGGCCCGGCGCGGCCGCAGCCTGATTCTGGTGGCCCGACAGCGTGATCAGCTGGAAAGCATTGCGATTGAACTGACTCAACGTTTTGGTGTGGAAGTGTTGTTTCGTGCCTGTGACCTGGGCGAGCCGCTGAGGCTGTCCGGTTTTTTGCTGGAGCTGGAGGAAGGTGACCGGCAGATAGATTTGCTGGTCAACTGTGCCGGTATCGGCACCTGCGGTCCGTTCCTGGCCCAGGACTGGATGACCGAGCAGGACTTGATCGAAGTGAACATCCTGGCCCTCACTCGCTTGTGTCATGCCATCGGCAACAGCATGGCCTTGCAGGGTGGCGGGCAGATTCTGAACGTCGCCTCGGTCGCGGCGTTTCATCCCGGTCCATGGATGAGCACGTACTACGCCAGCAAGGCTTACGTACTGCATTTTTCCGAAGGTTTGCGCGTCGAACTGAAGAAATGCGCGGTCAATGTGTCGGTACTCTGCCCCGGCCCGACCCGCACGGCGTTTTTCCGCACCGCGCAACTGGACACCGACAAACTGGTCGAGAGCAAACTGCTGATGAGCCCAGAAGAAGTCGCGCTCTATACCGTGCGTGCGCTGGAGAAAAATCGCGCCATTATTATCCCCGGTCGCCTGAATCGCTGGTTTGCGTTCCTGCCGCGGCTTGGCTCACGCTGGCTGACCCGAACAATCGCGGGCATGGTCAACAAAGCCTATTGCCCGCGCTGA
- the argC gene encoding N-acetyl-gamma-glutamyl-phosphate reductase: protein MVKVGIVGGTGYTGVELLRLLAQHPQAEVVVITSRSEAGLAVADMYPNLRGHYDGLAFSVPDIKTLGACDVVFFATPHGVAHALAGELLAAGTKVIDLSADFRLQDADEWAKWYGQPHGAPELLEEALYGLPEVNREQIKQARLIAVPGCYPTATQLGFLPLLEAGLADTTRLIADCKSGVSGAGRGASVGSLYSETSESMKAYAVKGHRHLPEIRQGLRRAAGKDVGLTFVPHLTPMIRGIHSTLYATVVDRSVDLQALFEKRYANEPFVDVMPAGSHPETRSVRGANVCRIAVHRPQDGDLVVVLSVIDNLVKGASGQAVQNLNILFGLDERLGLSHAGMLP from the coding sequence ATGGTCAAGGTCGGTATCGTCGGCGGCACGGGTTACACCGGTGTCGAACTGCTGCGTCTGTTGGCACAGCATCCGCAAGCTGAAGTGGTGGTGATCACTTCCCGATCCGAGGCCGGCCTGGCCGTGGCCGACATGTACCCGAACCTGCGAGGTCATTACGACGGCCTGGCATTCAGCGTTCCGGACATCAAGACCCTCGGGGCCTGCGACGTAGTGTTCTTTGCCACACCGCACGGTGTCGCCCATGCCCTGGCGGGTGAATTGTTGGCTGCCGGGACCAAGGTCATCGACCTGTCGGCAGACTTCCGTCTGCAAGACGCCGATGAGTGGGCCAAATGGTACGGCCAGCCGCACGGTGCGCCGGAATTGCTGGAGGAAGCGCTCTACGGCCTGCCGGAAGTCAATCGCGAGCAAATCAAGCAAGCGCGTCTGATTGCTGTGCCGGGTTGCTATCCGACTGCCACGCAATTGGGTTTCCTGCCATTACTTGAAGCCGGTCTGGCCGATACCACGCGTTTGATTGCAGACTGCAAATCCGGCGTCAGCGGCGCCGGTCGTGGTGCCTCGGTAGGTTCGCTGTACTCCGAGACGTCGGAAAGCATGAAGGCTTACGCCGTCAAAGGGCACCGTCACTTGCCGGAAATCCGCCAGGGCTTGCGTCGTGCAGCGGGCAAGGACGTGGGGCTGACCTTCGTTCCGCACCTGACTCCAATGATTCGCGGTATTCACTCGACGCTCTACGCGACTGTCGTGGATCGCTCGGTGGATCTGCAAGCGTTGTTTGAAAAGCGCTATGCCAACGAACCGTTCGTCGATGTGATGCCTGCCGGCAGCCATCCGGAAACCCGGAGCGTGCGCGGTGCCAACGTTTGCCGCATTGCCGTGCATCGTCCGCAGGATGGTGATCTGGTGGTGGTATTGTCGGTGATCGACAACCTGGTCAAAGGCGCGTCGGGTCAGGCGGTGCAGAACCTGAATATCCTGTTCGGCCTGGATGAGCGTCTGGGCCTGTCCCATGCGGGCATGCTGCCGTAA